The genomic DNA TTGTTTTTGTTTAGAAAAAATGGGTACAATAAAAACAAAAAACATTAAAATACCAAAAAGAAAAATAATTAAACTTTTAATTTTTGTTTTCATATCATCCTTCTACTATTTATTATTTTTAATATGATTTATTATTTCAATAAAACTATCTAAATTTTCAAATTCATTATAAACCGAAGCGAAACGAACATAAGCAACTTCGTCTATATTAAGTAATTCCTTTAAAATCATTTCACCTATTTTTGTAGTTGTTATCGTTCGATTATGAACTTCTCTTATTTCGTTTTCAATATTATCAATAATTGTTATTATAATATCCGGATTGTATTGTCTTTTTACAAGTGATCTTTCAATACCTTTGAATATTTTTTCTCTATCAAAAGGTACTCTGCTATCATCTTTTTTTATAACAGTTATTGGCGGCAATTCAACTCTTTCAAAAGTTGTAAATCTTTTTCCGCATTCTTTACATATTCTTCTTCTTTTAACAATATTATTTTCTGCTAATCGTGAATCTAAAACTGCTGTATCATCATTTTTACAAAAAACACATTTCATTATTGTATTTCCTTTGCTTCCAATATTTCAAATATTTCATTAGAAGTCTTAGCATTAAGTAATTGTTTTCTAAATACATCGTCTCTTATAAATCTTGATATTCTTGCAAGTATTATTAAATACTCTTGAGATAATTCAACAGGAGATAAAAACATAAAAAATATATTTACATCTTCATTATCAATTGAATCATAAGATATAGGATTTTTTGATATTCCTAAAGTCATTATTAATTCTTTTACACCTTTTGTTTTAGCATGTGGAACAGCAACTCCTTTTCCTATTCCTGTGCTTCCTAATTTTTCTCTATCCATTAAATCTTTAAAACATAATTCTTCATCAATTATTTCTTCCGCAGAACTTAATTTACCAAATAATTCTTTTAATACTCCTTTTTTATCGATAGACTCTAAATTTAGTTCTACAGCGTTTAATTTTAAATAAGATGCAACTTTTTTCATACTACAACTCTCCCATTACAATTTGATTATAATTTATATCAATATCCAAGTAATCATTAATATATTTTTCATATTTTCTTAATAACGGATAAAAATTAATTACTTGTATATCTTTATTTTGTATATATTCATTATTAAAATCTTTTAATTTTTTTGATTCTAATATTTTTTTATCAAAAATACCAAGCTCTATCATCATTCTTCTTAAAAATATAACTAAAATATATGAAACAAAATTTTCTTTTTTTATTTCTTTGGTATCCAAATCATTAACATAATTTAATATTTCAATTAATTTAATATATA from Caviibacter abscessus includes the following:
- the nrdR gene encoding transcriptional regulator NrdR, with product MKCVFCKNDDTAVLDSRLAENNIVKRRRICKECGKRFTTFERVELPPITVIKKDDSRVPFDREKIFKGIERSLVKRQYNPDIIITIIDNIENEIREVHNRTITTTKIGEMILKELLNIDEVAYVRFASVYNEFENLDSFIEIINHIKNNK
- a CDS encoding PTS sugar transporter subunit IIA; this translates as MKKVASYLKLNAVELNLESIDKKGVLKELFGKLSSAEEIIDEELCFKDLMDREKLGSTGIGKGVAVPHAKTKGVKELIMTLGISKNPISYDSIDNEDVNIFFMFLSPVELSQEYLIILARISRFIRDDVFRKQLLNAKTSNEIFEILEAKEIQ